The window ggtCGTAATGGTttgataaataataatgaaggTTTTAAAGATATATCAGAAGGGAACATGAATAAAGAGGATAGTTTAATATGTgataaagataaagaagaaaatgttgaagtaataaataataaaaagaatgagaaatataataataagaataattgtaatatgtttaataaGGATGATAATACTTgtgttaaaaaaaatagagAAGGGTATGAATTAAaccataaaaataaaaacatggtcgataataaatatatatatgtaagaTTAAAGACAAATgattgtaataataatatatataaatgtcgaatagaaaaaaatattaccattaaaaaaatgaagaaaggattaaataaaatattaaataataataataataataataatgatatgaattatcgaattatatatagagGAAGATCATTAAAAGATGTTGATGaaatagataaatataatataaaatttaatgatataatatatgcTATAAAagttcataaaaaaaaaaatggaaatgATGTAACTCTAGATTCAGGTATTACAAGTTCACAATTAAGTACTTTAaatgatgaatataatgaatatgGTAAATATGGACAAAATGATGGTATATCAAAATTAATATCTAATATGTTTGATAATAGtgattttattaaatcaaTAATGGATTCTAATaaacaattaaaaaagTTAAGAGAACAAAATTCTGATTTaaatcatattttaaatgattCTCAGACATTAAAACAATCTTTTGAAATGATTAAGAATCCATCTTTGATGAAAgaattaatgaaaaatacTGATAGGGCTATTAGTAATATTGAAGCTATACCTGGAGGTTTTAATACATTAAGAAGAATGTATCATAATATTCAAGAACCAATGTATGAATCTACCGAGAAATTAATTGATAAAAAGTTAAATAAGGTTAAACATTATGATTTAAATTCTACATCACCACCTACAAGTGAAGCCTTTCCTAATCCGTGGGCTTCAAAAAATtccaaaaataaaaatagaataaataataaaaataattataatttaaacaACTTTGAAAAATTCTTCCAAACAAATGATAAGACACAAAATTTTAAATCAAATGTATCAACagataataacaataataatcataCTAATAGTCTGTTgaataatcaaaataacTTATTTTTTGACAAAAACAAAAGGGGAAGTAATAATACAAGTACTAACAATAATACGacacataatattatgaataataataacttGAATGATCTTATGAAGAACTCCTTTTTGAGTAATTCATTGGTTCccttattaaataaattacaGCTTCCACAAACTAACAAAAATgttagtaataataaaaatgttataaatGGTAATAATGATTATCAAAACAATTTAACagatgaatataaaaatagcACACAACATGTTCATAATTTAGCGCATACTaataaaaatcaaaatgatACCTTGTCCACAAATAGATTAACGAACAATAATAAGGATAATAAATTAGATGAAACAATAGAAAATTCATCTAATAtgttaaataattttttcatgagtatgaataaaaatttaaatatgaattCCACATCACCGACAAATAATACATCAAGTGATTTGATGAGtacaataaatatgataaatagTTTAACTAATCTTGGTAATTATAATACTCCTTATGGAAATATTGTAGGTGAAAATACAACAACAAATAATAGCAAAAATAATGCtcacaataataataataataataagaataatattgataGTGCTAGTGGTAGCATTCCTCCATATTATATGGATCAGTCTTTTATTTTGGAAGCCATGaattttttaagaaataCCACAAACAATGACATTgtcaataataataataataatattaatagtaaCAGTAGTAACAATAACCGTTTTAATAATGCCTTGTTCAATAACACGCCtcttaataataatttcaGCAATTTTATGAATGTACTTCAAAATGTGGGGACAGGAAATGGATATATACCAAGTGGGCGTACGAATAATACAAACGAAAATCAAGCACCAAGAGCTATTGAAAATGAAGTAAAAAATGTAGAACAGAAACAAGAAGGAATACAAGATACCCTTAAAAGTACcgatatattaaatattaaaaataatgatactaatataaataataatattaatggAGGAGCAAATGACCACATTATATACTCAGAACAGTTAAATTCATTAAAAGGTATGGGTTTTACAGATGTCGAAAAATGTTTAAAAGCTTTAATTAAATCAAAAGGTAATGTAGAAGGGGCCATAGATTTTTTACTACTAGATGAAAGTAATGTGAATGAAAGTTGAAGAGGActttcataaatatatatatatatatatatatgtttatttatatatatatgtttatatattatatttattttttttttattattttttttttttttctttttttttttttgctgttattctttttacctatatatatagtttCATATGtgaattaatttttttcaatatgGGTAACATTTTATGATTATTGTATTATGCATAAAAAGGtacaattttttcttttttgaaAGTATACatgattttatttatatatatatatatatatatatataatatatatattataattgttttttgttatttttgtatatattttttttcatatcataatatttgcttcttttttttttttttaataattagaaaattaaaaaagaaaaaaaaaaaaaaaaataNNNNNNNNNNNNNNNNNNNNNNNNNNNNNNNNNNNNNNNNNNNNNNNNNNNNNNNNNNNNNNNNNNNNNNNNNNNNNNNNNNNNNNNNNNNNNNNNNNNNNNNNNNNNNNNNNNNNNNNNNNNNNNNNNNNNNNNNNNNNNNNNNNNNNNNNNNNNNNNNNNNNNNNNNNNNNNNNNNNNNNNNNNNNNNNNNNNNNNNNNNNNNNNNNNNNNNNNNNNNNNNNNNNNttataattttttttttttttttttttttttaataattagaaaattaaaaaagaaaaaaaaaaaaaaaaatccatgaaaataaatgtaaagattttattttattttttttttttcacgTTGAATTTTAAGATTATtagttattatattaaagaaagaaaaaagtaTGATAGGTATATAAAGCATTTTGTTTTaagataaatatttaagTTGTAACtaatatgtaataaaataaataaatatatatatatatatatatatctatgTATGAAtgtatgtttttataaaaagaacaattttcaaaaaaaataaagaaaaaatgcacacacacacacatatatatatatattgctATTTTTATTGGAACAAAGCCTTATGTGAAggtattaatatatatatatatttttattttttatgtttgGATTTCATGTGGtatgttatatttacaaGAGATAAAATGATTTAGATATTGGTAGTGATATCCTATCCACAAACAACCGGTATGTGGACATTtaacttttatatttgaataatatttatataataaggCTAGAGTACCTTTGACATTTTTATCAAgtttaataattttgtcattaagtataatattacaattcggacatttaaaattttgttGATTTATATCATTCATAATAGAGTTGGCCAAGCAATCTGAACATGAAGAAACAAAACAACAAGGGAATAGAATAGGTTGATAAGATAAGTAAATTTTACAAATACAACAATTAAATTCTTGTATATTAATCATTAAAATAGAAGAGGGTATTTTTAAAACTATAtctttttctctttttGAATAAGAATCTTTTTTTGCCCAGGTTGCTCTTACTTTACTTCCACGTATTTTAATTAATCCACATGTAGCTGCTGTTAATGTTTTTCGAGCTTCTATATTTGTTGAAAAACGTACAAATGAATAACCTGATGTAGCAGTCCATTCTTTATTAGGATGTCTAGATTCTTTATCACATACAACCATAGTTAAATCAACATTTCCAAATTGACTAAATACATTCATTAAATCTTTTCTTGTTGTATTAGGTGGAACATTAACAATTAAGGTATATTTAGCTAgtgatttttttttttttattatgatatccttatctttttttttgtgttgtaatatattgttataacTCTCAggatatataatattttcctCAAGAGGGGAATTATCATATTCTTggtttatattatcaaaaatatagttatcatatgtatcattaatattattatattcattattatgataatattcattcatattattattttcttcaaaaCATGATTGACttgttatatattcattattattatctgTAAAATCATCTTGTTTATCATTTAACaaattacataaaaaattatatgttttcatgttttcaaaaatattttttttatttttttcttcgTTAGATAACaattcttcatttataCTTACACATGTATCACATAAACAGTTGTCTAAACATACcatatcatttaatttatttttattatcatacTCATGCTTAACAAAAACTAAAGGCTCCTCatcttttatatcttcCAATGATGATTTTTCTTCATGTGTATAACTTTCATTATGTAAAGGGTATATAACATTGTTTGAATAATttgaagaaaaattatattgtatattattatggttagatatataattctcAGATAAAATGGGTGATTTATCCCACCACccattattataattataataacaagtattacaattattttttacattgTTATTACTAtccatataatatttattattattattattattattattatcatcatcattttcttttatatatgaaaatatttcctttttgtGGAAACcttttatcattttttcatcatcaatattgttaatatttatgtaatcatttttatgaGTTATATAATTCGACAGGATTAACTGATTTATATTGTccttaatattttcttctttttgtattattgaatttttatttgtatcaTCATCTGgtcttttattttctttttcgTCAATTTTTACATCTTCTCTTTTGAGTTTATAATCATCATCaatcaatatatttttatcttcaGAATCGTGGAATATTACTTCATTAAGATCGTTaggatatatatttaaatcCACACATGGATTATGcaaagaattttttttattatcttttatgttgttttgtaaaaaaaatggatatGATTCGTTAATTGAAAATGAGTGAtctattattttatttttatttatatttatgtcAAAGCTAActttttttcctttttttaaattataaaaataatgatttGTAAATGTATTGTCATTATTGTAATTATCAAATGTAtcttctatattattattattatcaaaaatatattctttattataattataaggtatatcttctatattattattatcaaaaatatattctttattataattataaggtatatcttctatattattattatcaagaatatcttctatattattattatcaagaatatcatctatattattattatcaagaatatcttctatattattattatcaagaatatcttctatattattattatcaagaatatcttctatattattattaccaagtatatcttctatattattattaccaagtatatcttctatattattattaccaagtatatcttctatattattattaccaaGTATATCTTCCTTATaatctttatttataaacaCTTTACATGTgtcatatatattgttattttcctttttgaAGTTTAAATTTGACTTACCAAAAGAAAATGTATTTTTGTCAACATCTTGATTGTTTTCCctattcatatatatataattatcattactatttatgttatcattgtctatataattattaaatatattataattattaatattatttatttctttattattgtttatattttcatttattaatttatgGTATACATCAGATATATAAtctttaaaataatttccGTTTTTGTTTACATcttgaatatttttatcgTCAACTGgattctttttttctttgttattgttattatcacaaatgttattatagttatcttttatatctAATCCGCTCATAAGCATAATCAtcatatcattatatttttcgTCATTTGGAAGGTATGGATATTTTTCAtcctttttaaaaagatCGTATGTTGgtttattaattttatttataacatttttttcataagCAATTTGTTTGAATATCTCATCATTGTTAATTGTGTTtctcttcatttttatattattattattattattattattatttatatttatatttatattttttaaaatctctttattataaaacGGTATTTTATTTGACATATGATTCTTTGATATAGAATTAGGATAAATACTATCTTTACTAagaaaagaagaaaaattcTTACTATCGTTATACTCATTTGCACATATTTTCATATCTTTTGTACAACTATTAAAAGGGTACttactattattatgattactttctttgttttttatattcgattcctcatttttaaacatcgaaaaatatatatcgtcttttttttcaattgtagatatattatatggatctacatatacattatcacacatataattcaaatccttattatcatcttcttcacattctttatattttccatttttttctcttaATCCATGCACAGGTATATTATTCTCAGTACAAGTCTCATAAGAGTTCATATATGGACAAGTCATATAATTAGCATTAGAATATGTAGAACATCTAAAAGAATCTGTAGCTGTAGAAACACTACATATTGGGGGTCTAACAAAATGTTTTACATCTCTATGAGCAATAGAAGTGTCATAAAAAGGTGACTCCTTCCTACTTATGTCCTTTTCACCAAGGgatatatcattattagTGTTGTCTTCTTTCatattgtaaaaaataaataaataaatatatatatatatatatatatatatatgtacggaataaagaacaaaatgtttacatatatatgttctggtatatattatatattttaatatgtataaagaaaaaagaaacgAACCCATAAGTGAAAATTCAGATAATAACAATTCATTATTCTTATGTACAACCAATGCATAAcaatataaagaaaagggaaaaaaaaaaaaaaaaaaaaaaaaaaaaaaaaaaaaaaaaaaaaaaaaaaaaaaaaaaaaaaaaaaaaaaaaaaaaaaaNNNNNNNNNNNNNNNNNNNNNNNNNNNNNNNNNNNNNNNNNNNNNNNNNNNNNNNNNNNNNNNNNNNNNNNNNNNNNNNNNNNNNNNNNNNNNNNNNNNNNNNNNNNNNNNNNNNNNNNNNNNNNNNNNNNNNNNNNNNNNNNNNNNNNNNNNNNNNNNNNNNNNNNNNNNNNNNNNNNNNNNNNNNNNNNNNNNNNNNNNNNNNNNNNNNNNNNNNNNNNNNNNNNNNNNNNNNNNNNNNNNNNNNNNNNNNNNNNNNNNNNNNNNaaaaaaaaaaaaccaaaaaaaaaaaaaaaataaaaaaaaaattaaatatttatatataaaaaaaaaaaaaaaaataaaaaaaaaaaaaaaaaaaaaaaaaaaaaaaaaaaaaaaaaagaaaaaaaaaaacgaaaacaaaacaaaacaaaacaaaCCAAACGTAAGGggaaaagaagaaatatcctaatatataaatatatatacataatatatataaaaaatatattctaGAGACACATGcgattttttattttattagacgtttataatttatacattttaaattttcttttttattaaattaaattcatgtatttatatttagaTAGTAATTAGCACCCCTTGGGCTAACtagatattaaaaagaagaaagaaaaaaaaaataaaataaaatatatatatatatatataatgaaataagtacatatacatataacctatttttttttaataatatcataatttgtcttttccctttttatacacatttgaataatatttccTACAGTCATCTAAATTTATATAGCTACACAAAAAATCCTATTTGCTTTTTAAAAAGCAACCcacaaaaaatataaaaatatttttttggCTAGCTAACCaaaggaaatataaaattattatgtacaACATTTTAAGTATATGATATTAGGAAGACAATTAATGTACAtcacattattataattaaataatatatatatatatatgttggTACAATTGAAAAGGTCAaatataatagtaatagAATAGAAAACAgaatgatataaaaaacaattatGGTGACAAgacacatatatatatatatatatcccttttcaaatttaaaaaaagaaaaaaactaacatattttctttttaatatttgattttatatattattaaaaaaagcAAGAACATATTGttaataacatattaaatagttttataatatatatatatatatatataatgcaacattttataaaaatgaaaaaaaattaattttaactatgaatttattaggaaaaagaaaaaaaaaaaaaatatatatatataaataaatacacatatataaacGTTTCATTTGgtttaaatttttatttttattcttattttttttaattttattttttgattttatataatataattatcttattatataattccTTTGTGTTGTTTACATATTGTAAGAGTGTGTGTCtaaatgatattattttattaaatttttttttttttttttatcctgctcatattaaattataatcaaaagacacacaaaatattagtatgtataaaaatataatataaatctaaattattatccaaatgattgataaaaatatatgtttcgtttttacaaaaaatgaatgtagatattttaattattcatcaaaataaaataaaaaaaaaaaaaaaaaaaaaaaaaaaaaaaaaaaaaaacacatgtatacatataatatatatatatatatgtgcttttatttttatttttaatttttttttttttttttttttttttttttNNNNNNNNNNNNNNNNNNNNNNNNNNNNNNNNNNNNNNNNNNNNNNNNNNNNNNNNNNNNNNNNNNNNNNNNNNNNNNNNNNNNNNNNNNNNNNNNNNNNNNNNNNNNNNNNNNNNNNNNNNNNNNNNNNNNNNNNNNNNNNNNNNNNNNNNNNNNNNNNNNNNNNNNNNNNNNNNNNNNNNNNNNNaaaaaaaaaaaaaaaaaaaaaaaaaaaaaaaaaaaaaaaaaaaaaaaaaaaacacatgtatacatataatatatatatatatatgtgcttttatttttatttttaatttttttttttttttttatggtTCTTCTTCCATCTTACGCTCTTCTGGAACCAACTTAATAAGATCATCTATTCTCAAGATTGTTATGGTTGCCTCCGTAGCAAATCTTATAGATTTAATTTTACTTATCATAGCTTCTAAGACTCCATTTTTTAGATTGTTTGCTACTTTTCCATTTACTAGATCAAGACCATACCATTTATAATCCTTTGAATCTTCTATATTCATCACTTGGGATTTAGTATGATATGCTCTTAATTTACATACTAAATCAATAGAATCATAGGATGCATTTAAAGCTAAAATTTTTGGTATTACTAATAATGATTCTGCAAATTCTGCAATAGCTAGTTGTTCTCTTGAACCCAAAGTTTTGGCAAAATCTTCTAAATATACTGATAAAGCTACTTCAACACAGCCGCCTCCAACAACAACATAATTACTTTCTAATGCTCTACTTACTGAGCACAAGGCATCGTGAATTGATCTTTGCATTTCATCTAAAACAAAATCATTTGCTCCTCTTAATAAGATAGTATTACTTTTAGATGTTCTACAACCTTTGAAAAACATTAGATCCCAATCTCCAACTTTATCTTCATAAACTTCATCACAATAACCTAAAGAAGAAGCTTCAAATTTTTCGGTTCCATCTATTGATGATAATGTTAAACGAATTTGTCCATTTGTTAGTTTGGCTATTCTTCTTAAATCATCTTTGTTTACTCTTCTGACTGCTATTGCACCAGCTTctacaaaatattttaatggCATGTCATCTATTCCTTGTGTAGTTAATATAACATTAGCACCAGAttctaatattttattaactCTTTCTTTAGTTATATCTTTTTCCTTTTGtcttattttttctaattcCTTGGGATCATTTATATTCACTTGTACTCCTAAATGTAATCTATATTGTTTTAATGGGAAATCTAAGAAAGCTATTTTTGCATTCTTAATAACTGTTGGCATAGCTTGAGAAGCTCTACCACTCATTATTGCATAACCTTCAATTAGTTTAGAATCTAATGAACTCATACCGTGTACTTTTATAACATTAACTGATGATACAGGGTATTTTGTTTTACCTGACTCgttaataatttttacaGATTGAATTGCATTAGCAACCATTTTTGCAAAATAATCTGATTCATAACTAATAAATTTAGATGATAAGGTTGTTTTAGCAATATTGATAATAACATCCTTTCCTAAGTTACTAACTCTTTCACTTAATTTctcttttatatatttaactGATTCTTTCATAGCTAATTTATAACCACAAATTACAGTTGTCGGATGAATatccatttttattaattcatTACCTCTTCTCAACAATTCAGAAGCTAACAACACAACAGATGTTGTACCATCACCAACCTCTTGATCTTGTAATTCTGAAAGATTAACTAAAATCTTCGCAGCAGGGTGTTGAACCTCTAATTGTTTTAATATTGTAGCTCCATCGTTTGTTATAGTTACATCCCCAATATTATCTACAAGCATTTTATCAAGTCCTTGTGGCCCAAGGCTCGactttaaaatatttgagATAGCTTGAACAGCCGTAACTAAagaaacaaataaataaacaaatgaacaaacaaatgattataaatataaatatactaatacatttatatatatatattaaaacatattaacatataatttgaaatgaagaaaatatataggTTAACTCTCAACAAGTttaactatatatatatatatatatattatatacatatgtataattcccatatagataattttttttttttttcttcttataaatatacatatatctacatattttattttttattaccaTTTGCTGTTCTCACATCTTGGCCGCTTTCTCGATTTCCATAAATACTCAAAgacatttttttctactacttaatataatttaatttatattatatatatatatatatatatatttatttatttataaaaaaataaaaactcaactgttttttttttctttttttttttctttttttttttcttttttttttttttttttttttttttttttttttttttttttttttNNNNNNNNNNNNNNNNNNNNNNNNNNNNNNNNNNNNNNNNNNNNNNNNNNNNNNNNNNNNNNNNNNNNNNNNNNNNNNNNNNNNNNNNNNNNNNNNNNNNNNNNNNNNNNNNNNNNNNNNNNNNNNNNNNNNNNNNNNNNNNNNNNNNNNNNNNNNNNNNNNNNNNNNNNNNNNNNNNNNNNNNNNNNNNNNNNNNNNNNNNNNNNNNNNNNNNNNNNNNNNNNNNNNNNNNNNNNNNNNNNNNNNNNNNNNNNNNNNNNNNNNNNNNNNNNNNNNNNNNNNNNNNNNNNNNNNNNNNNNNNNNNNNNNNNNNNNNNNNNNNNNNNNNNNNNNNNNNNNNNNNNNNNNNNNNNNNNNNNNNNNNNNNNNNNNNNNNNNNNNNNNNNNNNNNNNNNNNcttattttttatatatttttatttttattaaatatatatatttttttttttttttttttttaaaaaaaataaaattttttttttttttttttttttttttttttttttttttt of the Plasmodium reichenowi strain SY57 chromosome 11, whole genome shotgun sequence genome contains:
- a CDS encoding ubiquitin-like protein, putative yields the protein MANSMEKNEKEKVDVHTNNIDLNEYTYVINNSHSSDDEGEEDVSSSYDENDKEEYTNDELIKEDDSNNKKNKVLDRNKYRNDDIINNNINGRNGLINNNEGFKDISEGNMNKEDSLICDKDKEENVEVINNKKNEKYNNKNNCNMFNKDDNTCVKKNREGYELNHKNKNMVDNKYIYVRLKTNDCNNNIYKCRIEKNITIKKMKKGLNKILNNNNNNNNDMNYRIIYRGRSLKDVDEIDKYNIKFNDIIYAIKVHKKKNGNDVTLDSGITSSQLSTLNDEYNEYGKYGQNDGISKLISNMFDNSDFIKSIMDSNKQLKKLREQNSDLNHILNDSQTLKQSFEMIKNPSLMKELMKNTDRAISNIEAIPGGFNTLRRMYHNIQEPMYESTEKLIDKKLNKVKHYDLNSTSPPTSEAFPNPWASKNSKNKNRINNKNNYNLNNFEKFFQTNDKTQNFKSNVSTDNNNNNHTNSLLNNQNNLFFDKNKRGSNNTSTNNNTTHNIMNNNNLNDLMKNSFLSNSLVPLLNKLQLPQTNKNVSNNKNVINGNNDYQNNLTDEYKNSTQHVHNLAHTNKNQNDTLSTNRLTNNNKDNKLDETIENSSNMLNNFFMSMNKNLNMNSTSPTNNTSSDLMSTINMINSLTNLGNYNTPYGNIVGENTTTNNSKNNAHNNNNNNKNNIDSASGSIPPYYMDQSFILEAMNFLRNTTNNDIVNNNNNNINSNSSNNNRFNNALFNNTPLNNNFSNFMNVLQNVGTGNGYIPSGRTNNTNENQAPRAIENEVKNVEQKQEGIQDTLKSTDILNIKNNDTNINNNINGGANDHIIYSEQLNSLKGMGFTDVEKCLKALIKSKGNVEGAIDFLLLDESNVNES
- a CDS encoding hypothetical protein (conserved Plasmodium protein, unknown function) translates to MKEDNTNNDISLGEKDISRKESPFYDTSIAHRDVKHFVRPPICSVSTATDSFRCSTYSNANYMTCPYMNSYETCTENNIPVHGLREKNGKYKECEEDDNKDLNYMCDNVYVDPYNISTIEKKDDIYFSMFKNEESNIKNKESNHNNSKYPFNSCTKDMKICANEYNDSKNFSSFLSKDSIYPNSISKNHMSNKIPFYNKEILKNINININNNNNNNNNIKMKRNTINNDEIFKQIAYEKNVINKINKPTYDLFKKDEKYPYLPNDEKYNDMMIMLMSGLDIKDNYNNICDNNNNKEKKNPVDDKNIQDVNKNGNYFKDYISDVYHKLINENINNNKEINNINNYNIFNNYIDNDNINSNDNYIYMNRENNQDVDKNTFSFGKSNLNFKKENNNIYDTCKVFINKDYKEDILGNNNIEDILGNNNIEDILGNNNIEDILGNNNIEDILDNNNIEDILDNNNIEDILDNNNIDDILDNNNIEDILDNNNIEDIPYNYNKEYIFDNNNIEDIPYNYNKEYIFDNNNNIEDTFDNYNNDNTFTNHYFYNLKKGKKVSFDININKNKIIDHSFSINESYPFFLQNNIKDNKKNSLHNPCVDLNIYPNDLNEVIFHDSEDKNILIDDDYKLKREDVKIDEKENKRPDDDTNKNSIIQKEENIKDNINQLILSNYITHKNDYININNIDDEKMIKGFHKKEIFSYIKENDDDNNNNNNNNKYYMDSNNNVKNNCNTCYYNYNNGWWDKSPILSENYISNHNNIQYNFSSNYSNNVIYPLHNESYTHEEKSSLEDIKDEEPLVFVKHEYDNKNKLNDMVCLDNCLCDTCVSINEELLSNEEKNKKNIFENMKTYNFLCNLLNDKQDDFTDNNNEYITSQSCFEENNNMNEYYHNNEYNNINDTYDNYIFDNINQEYDNSPLEENIIYPESYNNILQHKKKDKDIIIKKKKSLAKYTLIVNVPPNTTRKDLMNVFSQFGNVDLTMVVCDKESRHPNKEWTATSGYSFVRFSTNIEARKTLTAATCGLIKIRGSKVRATWAKKDSYSKREKDIVLKIPSSILMINIQEFNCCICKIYLSYQPILFPCCFVSSCSDCLANSIMNDINQQNFKCPNCNIILNDKIIKLDKNVKGTLALLYKYYSNIKVKCPHTGCLWIGYHYQYLNHFISCKYNIPHEIQT
- a CDS encoding TCP-1/cpn60 chaperonin family, putative — encoded protein: MSLSIYGNRESGQDVRTANVTAVQAISNILKSSLGPQGLDKMLVDNIGDVTITNDGATILKQLEVQHPAAKILVNLSELQDQEVGDGTTSVVLLASELLRRGNELIKMDIHPTTVICGYKLAMKESVKYIKEKLSERVSNLGKDVIINIAKTTLSSKFISYESDYFAKMVANAIQSVKIINESGKTKYPVSSVNVIKVHGMSSLDSKLIEGYAIMSGRASQAMPTVIKNAKIAFLDFPLKQYRLHLGVQVNINDPKELEKIRQKEKDITKERVNKILESGANVILTTQGIDDMPLKYFVEAGAIAVRRVNKDDLRRIAKLTNGQIRLTLSSIDGTEKFEASSLGYCDEVYEDKVGDWDLMFFKGCRTSKSNTILLRGANDFVLDEMQRSIHDALCSVSRALESNYVVVGGGCVEVALSVYLEDFAKTLGSREQLAIAEFAESLLVIPKILALNASYDSIDLVCKLRAYHTKSQVMNIEDSKDYKWYGLDLVNGKVANNLKNGVLEAMISKIKSIRFATEATITILRIDDLIKLVPEERKMEEEP